One genomic region from Branchiostoma lanceolatum isolate klBraLanc5 chromosome 7, klBraLanc5.hap2, whole genome shotgun sequence encodes:
- the LOC136439098 gene encoding iroquois-class homeodomain protein IRX-4-like isoform X1, translating to MSYAQFGYPYPSSSQLLMSSHAASCCEAGRPIMSDPHTGQAVCSCQYEGRVAGLVPPRVGEMSLSSVYGSPYAGQGYIASFGADPSAFYSPLANPYDPSAGLQQPTAYYPYDPATLAAGAQYPYGSYGAMDGTRRKNATRDATSTLKAWLNEHRKNPYPTKGEKIMLAIITKMTLTQVSTWFANARRRLKKENKMTWSPRNRCGDERREDGSDNEDDDDDEDRKDREGNSDDDNHGGLEGDRDNKELDVGNPCEENRQEDNTSGSVSDYRPPPQSSSPADSLGSISAAPRPASPEPSPAANSVPVPPIPTENKPKIWSLADTATCSSPVPRPDIVKTTLQGPVHMQFSHHRPFDSAVTNLRQWVDGVFHRPIGPLPSGPMGPLPVATQASASATVSGMHPSSNPHTTPPGFVSSQERTPALPIALRTHASPAKDEPCRTAIDLGCEADQPIRTAFKPVQKRSSDGVPGQSRPREFVAAMALTSLSR from the exons ATGTCGTACGCACAGTTCGGTTACCCCTACCCGTCCTCATCACAG TTGCTCATGTCCAGCCACGCCGCGTCGTGCTGCGAGGCCGGGCGGCCCATCATGTCGGACCCGCACACCGGCCAGGCCGTGTGCTCCTGTCAGTACGAGGGCAGGGTGGCCGGGCTGGTGCCGCCACGGGTCGGTGAGATGTCCCTCAGCAGCGTGTACGGCTCGCCGTACGCCGGCCAGGGCTACATCGCCTCCTTCGGTGCCGACCCGTCGGCCTTCTACTCGCCTTTG GCGAACCCGTACGACCCGTCGGCAGGTCTACAGCAGCCCACCGCCTACTACCCGTACGACCCGGCCACGCTAGCCGCCGGCGCACAGTACCCATACGGCAG CTATGGCGCTATGGACGGAACAAGACGGAAGAACGCCACCCGAGACGCCACCAGCACCCTCAAGGCCTGGCTCAACGAACACAGGAAGAACCCGTACCCCACCAAGGGCGAGAAGATCATGCTCGCAATCATCACCAAAATGACTCTAACTCAGGTGTCCACATGGTTCGCGAACGCCAGGAGGAGACTcaagaaggaaaacaaaatgacCTGGTCGCCAAGAAACAGGTGTGGAGACGAGAGGAGGGAAGACGGGAGCGACAACgaagacgacgatgatgatgaagacagAAAAGATCGCGAGGGAAACAGTGACGACGACAATCACGGAG GACTGGAGGGAGACAGAGACAATAAGGAGCTGGATGTGGGAAATCCTTGTGAGGAAAACCGACAGGAAGACAACACCAGCGGGTCAGTATCGGACTATCGGCCGCCGCCTCAGTCCTCCAGCCCCGCTGATTCCCTGGGATCTATTAGTGCTGCACCGAGACCGGCCAGTCCCGAGCCCAGTCCCGCCGCGAACTCTGTACCGGTCCCGCCGATTCCTACCGAAAACAAGCCAAAGATCTGGTCCTTAGCCGACACGGCGACCTGCAGTAGCCCTGTCCCACGGCCGGACATAGTCAAGACGACACTACAAGGTCCCGTACATATGCAATTCTCACACCATAGACCCTTCGATTCCGCGGTAACCAACCTACGGCAGTGGGTGGACGGAGTTTTCCACCGGCCGATCGGACCATTGCCTTCGGGCCCGATGGGACCTCTCCCCGTGGCAACTCAGGCGTCTGCCTCCGCAACGGTATCGGGAATGCACCCTAGCTCCAATCCGCACACCACTCCCCCAGGATTCGTGTCGTCCCAGGAGAGGACCCCTGCCCTCCCCATCGCACTCAGGACTCATGCTTCTCCAGCCAAAGACG AACCATGTAGAACGGCTATAGATTTGGGCTGTGAGGCCGACCAACCTATACGTACAGCTTTCAAACCGGTACAAAAGAG GTCAAGTGACGGCGTCCCGGGGCAGTCTCGGCCGAGAGAGTTCGTGGCAGCCATGGCGCTAACAAGCCTCTCCAGATAG
- the LOC136439098 gene encoding iroquois-class homeodomain protein IRX-4-like isoform X2, which yields MSYAQFGYPYPSSSQLLMSSHAASCCEAGRPIMSDPHTGQAVCSCQYEGRVAGLVPPRVGEMSLSSVYGSPYAGQGYIASFGADPSAFYSPLANPYDPSAGLQQPTAYYPYDPATLAAGAQYPYGSYGAMDGTRRKNATRDATSTLKAWLNEHRKNPYPTKGEKIMLAIITKMTLTQVSTWFANARRRLKKENKMTWSPRNRCGDERREDGSDNEDDDDDEDRKDREGNSDDDNHGGLEGDRDNKELDVGNPCEENRQEDNTSGSVSDYRPPPQSSSPADSLGSISAAPRPASPEPSPAANSVPVPPIPTENKPKIWSLADTATCSSPVPRPDIVKTTLQGPVHMQFSHHRPFDSAVTNLRQWVDGVFHRPIGPLPSGPMGPLPVATQASASATVSGMHPSSNPHTTPPGFVSSQERTPALPIALRTHASPAKDEPCRTAIDLGCEADQPIRTAFKPVQKR from the exons ATGTCGTACGCACAGTTCGGTTACCCCTACCCGTCCTCATCACAG TTGCTCATGTCCAGCCACGCCGCGTCGTGCTGCGAGGCCGGGCGGCCCATCATGTCGGACCCGCACACCGGCCAGGCCGTGTGCTCCTGTCAGTACGAGGGCAGGGTGGCCGGGCTGGTGCCGCCACGGGTCGGTGAGATGTCCCTCAGCAGCGTGTACGGCTCGCCGTACGCCGGCCAGGGCTACATCGCCTCCTTCGGTGCCGACCCGTCGGCCTTCTACTCGCCTTTG GCGAACCCGTACGACCCGTCGGCAGGTCTACAGCAGCCCACCGCCTACTACCCGTACGACCCGGCCACGCTAGCCGCCGGCGCACAGTACCCATACGGCAG CTATGGCGCTATGGACGGAACAAGACGGAAGAACGCCACCCGAGACGCCACCAGCACCCTCAAGGCCTGGCTCAACGAACACAGGAAGAACCCGTACCCCACCAAGGGCGAGAAGATCATGCTCGCAATCATCACCAAAATGACTCTAACTCAGGTGTCCACATGGTTCGCGAACGCCAGGAGGAGACTcaagaaggaaaacaaaatgacCTGGTCGCCAAGAAACAGGTGTGGAGACGAGAGGAGGGAAGACGGGAGCGACAACgaagacgacgatgatgatgaagacagAAAAGATCGCGAGGGAAACAGTGACGACGACAATCACGGAG GACTGGAGGGAGACAGAGACAATAAGGAGCTGGATGTGGGAAATCCTTGTGAGGAAAACCGACAGGAAGACAACACCAGCGGGTCAGTATCGGACTATCGGCCGCCGCCTCAGTCCTCCAGCCCCGCTGATTCCCTGGGATCTATTAGTGCTGCACCGAGACCGGCCAGTCCCGAGCCCAGTCCCGCCGCGAACTCTGTACCGGTCCCGCCGATTCCTACCGAAAACAAGCCAAAGATCTGGTCCTTAGCCGACACGGCGACCTGCAGTAGCCCTGTCCCACGGCCGGACATAGTCAAGACGACACTACAAGGTCCCGTACATATGCAATTCTCACACCATAGACCCTTCGATTCCGCGGTAACCAACCTACGGCAGTGGGTGGACGGAGTTTTCCACCGGCCGATCGGACCATTGCCTTCGGGCCCGATGGGACCTCTCCCCGTGGCAACTCAGGCGTCTGCCTCCGCAACGGTATCGGGAATGCACCCTAGCTCCAATCCGCACACCACTCCCCCAGGATTCGTGTCGTCCCAGGAGAGGACCCCTGCCCTCCCCATCGCACTCAGGACTCATGCTTCTCCAGCCAAAGACG AACCATGTAGAACGGCTATAGATTTGGGCTGTGAGGCCGACCAACCTATACGTACAGCTTTCAAACCGGTACAAAAGAGGTAA